The Bacteroides sp. AN502(2024) DNA segment GATAATTCATGTTAGTCTGGTTTTAATTAATGATTGAAATAATTGGCTACGGCTTCCGCGCACCGTTCACCGTCCACTCCGGCAGACACAATTCCTCCGGCATAGCCTGCGCCTTCTCCGCAAGGAAATAATCCACGAACGGTAACATGTTGAAGAGTATCTTTGTCGCGCACGATGCGAACGGGGGAAGATGTTCGTGTCTCCACACCCATCATTACTGCCTCATTAGTGAGAAACCCGTGGCTGCTGCGTCCGAATTGTTGGAAGCCGAGAGATAGTCTTTTGCTGATGAAATCGGGCATCCAGAAATGAAGTGGAGACGAAATCAATCCCGGACTATAGGATGAATCGGGCAGATCGTAACTCAATTTCTTGCGGGTAAAATCTAACATACGTTGCGCCGGAGCAGTTTGTCGTCTGCCTCCCTGCAACCAGCATTGACGTTCCAGTTCCTCTTGAAAGTGAAGAACAGATAGTAACTGTGAATTGATCTCTGCAAGTTGTGAACTTTTTAAATTCGGATTCAGTGCCAACAGCTGTTCATCTTGTTTCGCAGCCCATTCTTTATTCTTCATTTTTAATTCTTCATTTTCCAAATCCTCCGGTTGAATTTCCACTACCATTCCCGAATTGCTCCACCGTGACCCGCGGTTGGAAGGAGACATTCCGTTCACTACCACTTGTTCCGGTCCGCTGGCGGCAGGAACAATGAAACCTCCGGGGCACATACAGAAACTATATACTCCTCTGCCTTCTACCTGTGTTACAAAGCTGTATTCAGCAGCGGGCAGGTATTTGCCCCGTCCATTCTTATTATGATATTGTATTTGATCAATCAACATTGCCGGATGTTCCAAACGTACCCCGACAGCGATTCCTTTCGCTTCAATCGCCACATTATTGACTGCCAGCCAACGATATACATCTCTTGCCGAATGTCCGGTTGCCAGTATCACTGGTCCGAGCAAAGTCTTTCCCGTATTTGTTTCGATACCTTTGACTTCATTATTCTCGATAATCAATGCATCCATTCGTGTTTGGAAATATACTTCTCCGCTACACTCGATAATGGTATTCCGCATATTTTCAATGACACGTGGCAACTTGTCTGTCCCGATATGCGGATGAGCATCCACCAATATCGAAGTCGAGGCTCCATGTTGGCAAAATACATTCAGGATTTTATTTACATTTCCCCTCTTTTTGCTCCGGGTATAGAGTTTTCCATCCGAATAAGCTCCTGCCCCCCTTCGCCAAAACTGTAATTCGATTCCGGATCAACCGTGTGTTCCCTGCTGATTTGTGCTAAATCTTTTTTCCGCTCGCGCACGTCTTTTCCGCGTTCGATAACAACGGGACGTAATCCCAGTTCGATGAGACGCAGGGCTGCAAATAGTCCGCCGGGACCTGCGCCCACGACAATCACTTGCGGCCTTCCCTCTACCTTATTATATATAGTATGTTCGTATTCGTCATCCTTAGGCATCTCCCGGATATATGCCCGTACCTTCAGATTGACAAAGATAGTCCGTTGCCGTGCGTCAATGCTCCGTTTTAAGATTCGGGTAGCAGTGATGTCACGCAGGTTCAAACCTTTTTCTTTAGACAGATATTCCTTTAATTTCTGTTCGTTTGCTGCGATTTCGGGAAGTATGCGGAGTTGGTATTCTTGTGTCATTTAGTTGTTGATATTATTTTCGACTATAAAATTGATAAAGCAGATCATTTACTCATCAGTGACTATTTATCAGTGTCCTATCCGAATAAAGCCCTGAACGCCTCTTCCACCTTTCTCACCGGTACTAACTCTATCTTCAGTTTCTTAGTGTCAATCCCTTGCAAGTTATATTTGGGCAACAGGAACCGTTTAAAACCTAACTTTTCAGCTTCACCGATACGCTGTTCGATTCGATTCACGGGGCGTATTTCTCCCGACAGGCCGATTTCTCCCGCCATGCAAACTTCCGGTTCAATGGCTGCATCCATATTGGAAGAAAGGATTGCACTGATAACCGGCAAGTCGATGGCCGGATCATTCACTTTCAATCCTCCGGCAATATTCAGGAACACATCTTTCTGTGCCAACTTAAATCCCACACGCTTTTCGAGAACAGCCAGCAGCATATTCATTCTTCTCAAATCGAAACCGGTTGCCGAACGTTGCGGATTGCCATAGACAGCAGAACTGACTAAAGCCTGTGTCTCAATCAAGAACGGGCGAATCCCTTCAATGGCGGAAGCAATGGCTACCCCGCTCATCCCTTCATGATCCTGACTTAGCAAAAGTTCGGAAGGATTACTCACTTGACGCAACCCATCCTGACGCATTTCATAAATACCTAATTCTGCCGTACTACCGAAACGATTCTTGATACTGCGTAGAATACGATACATATAATGTTGGTCACCTTCAAATTGGAGGACAGTATCTACGATATGTTCCAGCACTTTAGGCCCTGCAATACTTCCTTCCTTATTAATATGTCCGATCAGCAATACAGGCGTATGCGTTTCTTTCGCAAAACGAAGAATAGACGCCGAACACTCTCTGACTTGTGCTATACTTCCGGGAGACGATTCGATACTCTCGGTGGAAATAGTCTGTATAGAGTCGATAATCACTAAATCGGGATTCGTATTCTTGATATGCACATAAATCTGTTCGAGTGAAGTCTCGCAAACGATTAGGCAATCGCTGGAAGTGCTAGAGAGACGGTCGGCACGAAGTTTCAACTGTCGTGCACTCTCTTCACCGGATACATAAAGAATTTTCTTTTCCGGCATGTGCAGTACGGTCTGCATGACGAGCGTCGATTTACCGATTCCCGGTTCACCGCCTATCAGGACCAGAGAGCCCTGTACGAGTCCGCCTCCCAATACACGATTCAGCTCATCATCGTGCATATTGATGCGTGGTTCGTCATCCGTTTCTATATCGCTAAGTGCCAGTGGCTTGGGCTTCTGCGTTTCAATGCCTGATATCGGACGGCGGTTGGTAGGTTCTTTCCGTACGATTTCTTCAACATACGTATTCCATTCTCCACACGACGGACATTTACCCACCCATTTGGGTAAATCTTGTCCGCAATTACTGCATACATATACGGTTTTCTCTTTTGCCATTGAAATTTCTTTCTTCTTGTAGGGTGCAAAAATAGGCATAATTTATTAGAAAGGAGTTATCTTTGCCTAATATAAATAGATGAAGCCTACAGGGTTATCTCTCCTGCTATCGAACGGTTCATCCAGTTGCGCACCTCATCCGGAGTATATCCATGCCCCAGTAAGAACATTAATTTGGCGACTGCCGATTCCGTGGTACTGTCATATCCGGAGACAACTCCTGCCTGCAACAACTGGTATCCCGTTTCATAACGTTCCATTTCTACCATTCCCGCACTGCATTGTGTTACGTTGACAATCACAATTCCACGCTCGCTGGCCTGACAGAGCCGGCGTATAAACCATTCTTTTCGGGGAGCATTCCCCGAGCCGTATGTTTCGAGTACAACCGCCTTTAATCCTTCAATCCCCAGAATGGTAGCAATTACATTTTCTTGGATGCCCGGAAAGAGCTTCAGTACCACTACATGGGTATCCAGCAAATAGTGTGGTTTCAATTCCCGCTTTTCCCCATTTTCGTGAATCTGCACATTATTATATTTGATATGGATTCCCGCTTCCGCCAATACCGGATAATTGAAGGAACGGAACGCATTGAAATTTTCCGCATTCATCTTTGTCGTACGGTTTCCTCGCATCAGATGATTTTCAAAGAAGATGCATACTTCCGGCACCAATGCCCTTCCTTCCTTGTTTTGTGCGATAGCAATCTCGATACTAGTCATCAGATTCTCCTTTCCGTCGGTACGGAGTACGCCGATGGGAAGCTGTGAGCCTGTGAGGATAACAGGTTTATCCAGTCCTTCCAGCATAAAACTGAGTGCGGAAGCGGTATAAGCCATCGTGTCCGTTCCGTGTAGGATGACGAAGCCACGGTAATGATTGTAGTTGTCATGAATAATGCGTACCAGCTTTCGCCACATATCCGGTTCCATGTCCGACGAATCCATCGGAGGATCAAACTGATAGGTGTCAATCGGGAAATTGAATTTTTGCAGTTCGGGGATATACTTTTGCAGTTGCTCGAAGTTAAAGTTCTCCAGAGCACCTGTCACGGCATTCTCAATCATACCAATTGTTCCACCGGTGTATATTAACAATACGGAAGTATTTAATGGGCTCATAAGCTGATTTTGTGCGATTGTTTTCGCAAATATAAGAATAGATTTGATAAATAAGTAACAATATGTCATAAAAGTGAAGGTGAATGACCGAATAAAGAGAAAGCGTAAGATACTTTTTATCAGAAAAAAACCGAAAAAAGTGATAGATTGAATGTTTTTATTATTACTTTTGCGACACTTATCAAAAACAAGAGTAGAAACAAGAACTATGATGAAGTACTATCCGCATACAGTCACATCCATGTGTACCATGACCCTTAGGGGTTGAGGGATAGTTTTTGTGTATCTACGTGATTCACGCCTGTATAAGCAGGCAAAATTCAAATTCAATATTATTCGTAAACAACCAATCGTTCTGTAAGAAGCAAACTGCAGGACATTGTATTTAAATAAGTATCTTCATGAAAGTAATGAAATTCGGCGGAACATCCGTAGGTTCCGTGAACAGCATTTTAAGCGTAAAGAGAATTGTAGAGTCGGCGAATGAGCCGGTAATCGTAGTTGTTTCCGCATTGGGAGGCATCACTGACAAATTGATAAATACATCAAAGATGGCGGCAGTAGGAGATTCGGCCTATGAGGGCGAGTTCCGCGAAATCGTCGGTCGTCATGTGGAGATGATTAAGGAGGTGATTCCTGCCGGAGAGAAGCAGGTTTCGTTGCAACGTCAGGTTGGCGAGTTGCTGAATGAATTGAAGGACATCTTTCAGGGAATTTACCTGATTAAAGACCTTTCCCCGAAGACTTCGGATACAATCGTCAGCTATGGTGAACGCCTTTCATCGCTCATCGTCACCGAACTGATTGAGGGAGCAAAATGGTTCGATTCGCGCACTTTCATCAAGACGGAAAGAAAACATAGCAAGCACACGCTGGATACGGAATTGACTAATAAACTGGTGAAAGAGGTTTTCCGGTCTATTCCTAAAGTGGCACTGGTGCCGGGATTCATCTCTTCGGATAAAACAACGGGAGATGTGACGAACCTCGGACGTGGTGGATCGGACTATACAGCTGCCATTATTGCTGCAGCGCTGGATGCGGCAAGCTTGGAAATCTGGACAGATGTAGACGGATTTATGACAGCTGATCCGCGTGTTATTTCGACTGCTTATACCATTACGGAATTGAGTTACGTAGAAGCGACCGAACTTTGTAATTTCGGTGCAAAGGTGGTTTATCCGCCGACTATCTATCCCGTATGTCACAAGAATATTCCTATTTTAATAAAGAATACATTCAACCCCGACGGAGTGGGAACGGTTATCAAACAAGAAGTTTCCAACCCGCAGAGTAAGGCCATCAAGGGCATTTCCTCCATTAACGATACAAGTCTGATTACAGTTCAGGGGCTCGGAATGGTAGGTGTGATCGGGGTAAACTACCGTATCTTTAAAGCATTGGCAAAGAACGGAATCAGCGTATTCCTTGTGTCGCAGGCTTCCTCGGAAAACAGTACTTCTATCGGTGTGCGTAATGCCGATGCCGACCTGGCTTGTGAAGTGCTGAACGAAGAATTTGCGAAAGAGATAGAGATGGGCGAGATTTCTCCAATTCTTGCGGAAAGCAATTTGGCTACAGTTGCTATCGTAGGCGAGAATATGAAACATACGCCGGGCATCGCGGGTAAACTTTTCGGTACACTGGGACGTAATGGTATCAATGTAATTGCTTGCGCACAAGGAGCTTCGGAAACGAATATCTCTTTTGTTGTCGATTTCAAATCCTTGCGTAAATCATTGAACGTAATCCACGACTCTTTCTTCCTCTCCGAATATCAGGTATTGAACCTCTTTATCTGTGGTGTCGGTACGGTAGGCGGTAGTCTGGTAGAACAAATTCGTTGCCAGCAACAGAAGCTGATGATGGAAAACGGACTGAAACTCCATGTGGTAGGTATCATTGATGCCTCCAAGGCAATGTTCAGCCGTGAAGGTTTCGACCTTGCCAACTTCCGCGAGGAACTGCTGGAAAAGGGTAAGGACAGCAACCTGCAAACCATTCGTGATGAGATTATCGGAATGAATATCTTTAATTCCGTATTTGTAGATTGTACGGCCAGTGCTGACATAGCATCGCTTTACAAGGATTTCCTACAGCACAATATCTCTGTGGTAGCTGCCAATAAGATTGCGGCTTCTTCCGCTTATGAAAACTACCGTGAACTGAAAACGATTGCCCGCCAACGGGGTGTGAAGTATCTGTTCGAAACAAACGTAGGTGCAGGTCTTCCGATCATCAATACAATTAATGACCTGATTCATAGCGGTGACAAGATTCTGAAGATTGAAGCGGTGCTTTCCGGTACGCTGAACTATATTTTTAATAAGATCAGTGCCGATATTCCTTTCAGCCGTACTGTCAGAATGGCACAGGAAGAACGTTACTCCGAACCGGATCCGCGTATCGACTTGAGCGGAAAAGATGTAATCCGCAAATTGGTGATTCTGGCACGTGAAGCCGGATACCGTCTGGAACAGGAAGATGTTGAAAAGAACCTCTTTGTTCCGAATGACTTCTTCGAAGGTTCTCTGGAAGATTTCTGGAAACGTGTTCCAAGTCTCGACGCAGACTTTGAAGCCCGCCGACAAGTCTTGGAGAAAGAGAATAAACACTGGCGTTTCGTTGCCAAACTGGAGAACGGAAAAGCCTCTGTGGGCTTACAGGAAGTAGGTGCCAACCATCCGTTCTACGGACTGGAAGGTAGCAACAACATTATCCTGCTTACTACGGAACGCTATAAGGAATACCCGATGATGATTCAAGGATACGGTGCCGGTGCCGGAGTTACGGCTGCCGGAGTATTTGCCGATATCATGAGCATCGCAAATGTTTAGAGCCTTATGAAGCATATCATCATATTGGGAGATGGAATGGCCGATTGGCCGGTGAAGTCGTTAGGGGACAAGACGCTCCTGCAATATGCAAAGACGCCATCTATGGATAAGTTGGCTCGCATGGGGCGTAACGGGCGACTGATTACTGTGGCGGAGGGTTTCCATCCGGGTAGTGAGGTTGCCAATATGTCCGTGTTGGGATATGATCTGCCCAAAGTATACGAAGGTCGCGGACCACTGGAAGCTGCCAGTATCGGTGTGGAACTGAAACCGGATGAGATGGCAATGCGTTGTAACCTGATTTGTGTGGAAGGAGAAGTACTGAAGAATCACTCCTCCGGGCATATATCTACGGAAGAAGCGGACATATTGATTCAATACCTGCAAGAGCAGCTAGGCAATGACCGCGTACGGTTCCACACAGGGGTTCAATACCGTCATCTATTGGTTATCAAGGAAGGAAATAAAGAACTGGAATGTACACCTCCGCATGATGTACCTTTAACCCCTTTCCGTCCATTGATGGTGAAACCATTGGTTCCGGAAGCGCAAGGGACGGCAGATCTGATTAACGACCTGATTCTGAAATCACAGGAACTGCTGAAAAATCATCCGTTGAACCTGAAACGTATGGCAGAAGGTAAAGATCCTGCGAACAGTATTTGGCCTTGGAGTCCCGGTTATCGTCCACAGATGCCTGCTTTCTCCGAGACTTTCCCGCAGGTAAAGAAAGGGGCAGTCATTTCGGCTGTCGATCTGATAAACGGAATCGGCTACTATGCTGGCTTACGTCGCATCGCAGTGGAGGGAGCCACCGGACTTTATAATACAAACTACGAAAATAAAGTGGCCGCTGCCTTGGAAGCGTTGAAGACGGATGATTTTGTCTATCTGCATATCGAAGCCAGTGATGAGGCCGGACACGAGGGAGATATCGACTTGAAACTTCTCACTATCGAGAATCTTGATAAACGTGTTGTAGGTCCTATCTACGAAGCGGTGAAAGATTGGGAGGAACCGGTAGCCATCGCCGTATTGCCCGATCATCCTACTCCCTGTGAGCTTCGCACGCATACATCCGATCCCGTTCCGTTTCTTATCTGGTATCCGGGTATCGAGCCGGACGAAGTGCAGACGTATGATGAAGTGGCTGCTTGCAACGGTAGTTACGGACTTCTGAAAGAAGACGAGTTTATAAAAGAATTCATGAAATAAGTACCACAGATTATGAAATATTATAGTACAAATAAACAAACACCTGTTGCCTCACTGCAGGAAGCGGTAGTAAAAGGGCTCGCTGCCGACAAGGGGCTGTTTATGCCTATGTTTATCAGACCTCTTCCACAGGAATTTTACGATACGATTGATCGTTTGTCTTTTCAGGAAATAGCTTATCGTGTAGCCGATACTTTTTTTGGTGAGGATATCCCTGCCGATACGCTGAAACAGATTGTATATGATACCTTAAGCTTCGACGTCCCTTTGGTTAAGGTGGCAGATAACATCTACTCGCTTGAACTTTTTCACGGGCCGACGTTAGCATTTAAAGATGTAGGCGGTCGTTTCATGGCGCGTCTTTTGGGATACTTCATTAAGAAAGATGGACAGAAGAGTGTCAATGTATTGGTAGCTACTTCCGGTGATACGGGCAGTGCTGTTGCCAACGGCTTCTTGGGTGTGGAAGGTATTCATGTGTATGTGCTTTATCCGAAAGGGAAAGTGAGTGAAATACAGGAGAAGCAATTCACTACGCTCGGACAGAATATCACTGCGCTCGAGGTGGACGGAACGTTTGATGATTGCCAGGCATTGGTAAAAGCTGCTTTCATGGATAAAGAATTGAATGAACACCTTTCATTGACCTCTGCCAACTCTATCAACGTAGCCCGTTTCCTGCCGCAGGCTTTCTATTATTTCTATGCTTATGCACAGTTGAAACGTGTCGGAAAAGCTGATAATGCTGTGATCTGTGTGCCTAGTGGAAATTTCGGAAATATCACCGCCGGATTGTTTGGTAAGAAGATGGGTTTACCCGTGAAGCGTTTCATTGCTGCCAATAACCGCAATGATATTTTCTATCAATATCTGCAGACAGGTAAGTACAATCCCCGTCCGTCTATCGCAACGATTGCTAATGCCATGGACGTGGGAAATCCCAGTAACTTTGCTCGTGTGCTTGATTTGTACAACGGTTCACATGCTGCTATCTCTGCTGAGATTTCAGGAGCGACTTATACCGATGAGCAAATCCGCGAAACGGTGAAAGAAACTTGGGAAAAACATCATTATCTCCTTGATCCTCATGGCGCTTGTGGGTATCGTGCGTTGGTAGAAGGCTTGAAAGAGGGAGAAACAGGGATATTCCTTGAAACGGCTCATCCTGCCAAGTTCCTCGAAACAGTGGAAAACATTATCGGAGAAGCGGTAGAAATCCCTGCCAAATTGCAGGAATTTATGAAAGGCGAGAAGAAAAGTTGGCAAATGACAAAAGATTTTGCGGACTTCAAGAAGTTCTTGTTGGAGCTTTAATCCTCTTCTTCTGATGAATGAATTTGTGCCACCGCATTGGCACGGTTGTGCCATCGCAGTGGCACAGTTGTGCCATCGCAGTGGCACAGTTGTGCCAATACGGTGGCACAGTCGTGACAATAGGGAATATAAACCTGACATTGCCATATCTTTTATATAGAAGCTAGGAATACTAAATATTCTCCCGTACAATGAACTGTAAACTCATTAGCTGTTGCTTCATTGAGCGTTCCTTGCCACCAATTCGTAAAATCACTAAGAGGATAAACCAGTCCCTCTCCTTGTAATCCTTTAGCTCCGAAATTGAAAATAGAAACTTGCTGTCCCGGATGAGAGGCGAAAATCTGCGTGTCTTTGGCGGGAATAAATGTGCCATAGTCGGTAATGGTACGTATCTCGATACCATCTTTCATGTAGTCGATAAGCAGACTGATGTTTCCTAATGTATGATCTTCCCGTTTACCGGTGGCTCCGATGATGGCAATTTTTCGGAATCCTTTCTTTTGCAGGAAATGGACGGCTTTGGTTTGGTCGT contains these protein-coding regions:
- the radA gene encoding DNA repair protein RadA, whose amino-acid sequence is MAKEKTVYVCSNCGQDLPKWVGKCPSCGEWNTYVEEIVRKEPTNRRPISGIETQKPKPLALSDIETDDEPRINMHDDELNRVLGGGLVQGSLVLIGGEPGIGKSTLVMQTVLHMPEKKILYVSGEESARQLKLRADRLSSTSSDCLIVCETSLEQIYVHIKNTNPDLVIIDSIQTISTESIESSPGSIAQVRECSASILRFAKETHTPVLLIGHINKEGSIAGPKVLEHIVDTVLQFEGDQHYMYRILRSIKNRFGSTAELGIYEMRQDGLRQVSNPSELLLSQDHEGMSGVAIASAIEGIRPFLIETQALVSSAVYGNPQRSATGFDLRRMNMLLAVLEKRVGFKLAQKDVFLNIAGGLKVNDPAIDLPVISAILSSNMDAAIEPEVCMAGEIGLSGEIRPVNRIEQRIGEAEKLGFKRFLLPKYNLQGIDTKKLKIELVPVRKVEEAFRALFG
- a CDS encoding asparaginase — translated: MSPLNTSVLLIYTGGTIGMIENAVTGALENFNFEQLQKYIPELQKFNFPIDTYQFDPPMDSSDMEPDMWRKLVRIIHDNYNHYRGFVILHGTDTMAYTASALSFMLEGLDKPVILTGSQLPIGVLRTDGKENLMTSIEIAIAQNKEGRALVPEVCIFFENHLMRGNRTTKMNAENFNAFRSFNYPVLAEAGIHIKYNNVQIHENGEKRELKPHYLLDTHVVVLKLFPGIQENVIATILGIEGLKAVVLETYGSGNAPRKEWFIRRLCQASERGIVIVNVTQCSAGMVEMERYETGYQLLQAGVVSGYDSTTESAVAKLMFLLGHGYTPDEVRNWMNRSIAGEITL
- the thrA gene encoding bifunctional aspartate kinase/homoserine dehydrogenase I → MKVMKFGGTSVGSVNSILSVKRIVESANEPVIVVVSALGGITDKLINTSKMAAVGDSAYEGEFREIVGRHVEMIKEVIPAGEKQVSLQRQVGELLNELKDIFQGIYLIKDLSPKTSDTIVSYGERLSSLIVTELIEGAKWFDSRTFIKTERKHSKHTLDTELTNKLVKEVFRSIPKVALVPGFISSDKTTGDVTNLGRGGSDYTAAIIAAALDAASLEIWTDVDGFMTADPRVISTAYTITELSYVEATELCNFGAKVVYPPTIYPVCHKNIPILIKNTFNPDGVGTVIKQEVSNPQSKAIKGISSINDTSLITVQGLGMVGVIGVNYRIFKALAKNGISVFLVSQASSENSTSIGVRNADADLACEVLNEEFAKEIEMGEISPILAESNLATVAIVGENMKHTPGIAGKLFGTLGRNGINVIACAQGASETNISFVVDFKSLRKSLNVIHDSFFLSEYQVLNLFICGVGTVGGSLVEQIRCQQQKLMMENGLKLHVVGIIDASKAMFSREGFDLANFREELLEKGKDSNLQTIRDEIIGMNIFNSVFVDCTASADIASLYKDFLQHNISVVAANKIAASSAYENYRELKTIARQRGVKYLFETNVGAGLPIINTINDLIHSGDKILKIEAVLSGTLNYIFNKISADIPFSRTVRMAQEERYSEPDPRIDLSGKDVIRKLVILAREAGYRLEQEDVEKNLFVPNDFFEGSLEDFWKRVPSLDADFEARRQVLEKENKHWRFVAKLENGKASVGLQEVGANHPFYGLEGSNNIILLTTERYKEYPMMIQGYGAGAGVTAAGVFADIMSIANV
- a CDS encoding cofactor-independent phosphoglycerate mutase; translation: MKHIIILGDGMADWPVKSLGDKTLLQYAKTPSMDKLARMGRNGRLITVAEGFHPGSEVANMSVLGYDLPKVYEGRGPLEAASIGVELKPDEMAMRCNLICVEGEVLKNHSSGHISTEEADILIQYLQEQLGNDRVRFHTGVQYRHLLVIKEGNKELECTPPHDVPLTPFRPLMVKPLVPEAQGTADLINDLILKSQELLKNHPLNLKRMAEGKDPANSIWPWSPGYRPQMPAFSETFPQVKKGAVISAVDLINGIGYYAGLRRIAVEGATGLYNTNYENKVAAALEALKTDDFVYLHIEASDEAGHEGDIDLKLLTIENLDKRVVGPIYEAVKDWEEPVAIAVLPDHPTPCELRTHTSDPVPFLIWYPGIEPDEVQTYDEVAACNGSYGLLKEDEFIKEFMK
- the thrC gene encoding threonine synthase; its protein translation is MKYYSTNKQTPVASLQEAVVKGLAADKGLFMPMFIRPLPQEFYDTIDRLSFQEIAYRVADTFFGEDIPADTLKQIVYDTLSFDVPLVKVADNIYSLELFHGPTLAFKDVGGRFMARLLGYFIKKDGQKSVNVLVATSGDTGSAVANGFLGVEGIHVYVLYPKGKVSEIQEKQFTTLGQNITALEVDGTFDDCQALVKAAFMDKELNEHLSLTSANSINVARFLPQAFYYFYAYAQLKRVGKADNAVICVPSGNFGNITAGLFGKKMGLPVKRFIAANNRNDIFYQYLQTGKYNPRPSIATIANAMDVGNPSNFARVLDLYNGSHAAISAEISGATYTDEQIRETVKETWEKHHYLLDPHGACGYRALVEGLKEGETGIFLETAHPAKFLETVENIIGEAVEIPAKLQEFMKGEKKSWQMTKDFADFKKFLLEL
- a CDS encoding thiamine diphosphokinase, with product MKNEHYTPEAVILANGEYPNHPLPLQMLENAEFVVCCDGAANEYILRGHTPNVIIGDGDSLSPEYKDLFSPIVHQIADQETNDQTKAVHFLQKKGFRKIAIIGATGKREDHTLGNISLLIDYMKDGIEIRTITDYGTFIPAKDTQIFASHPGQQVSIFNFGAKGLQGEGLVYPLSDFTNWWQGTLNEATANEFTVHCTGEYLVFLASI